One window from the genome of Streptomyces cadmiisoli encodes:
- a CDS encoding MFS transporter, which produces MPLINKSRIHSAVPGRDLTRLRIALTTFFALDGFVFAGWVVRIPAIKEQTGSSASTLGLALLGVSAGAVVTMTLTGRLCRRFGSHPVTVVCAVLLSLSVALPPLTHSAAALGAVLLFFGAAYGGINVAFNSAAVDLITALRRPVMPSFHAAYSLGGMVGAGLGALVAGSLSPTRHLLGLALVGLLVTALAGPTLLRGSPPAPQEQVRYDRHAPRRLDGRTRRLVIVFGLIALCTAYGEGALADWGALHLEQDLDASPGAAAVGYSCFALAMTVGRLTGTSLLERLGRTRTVVMGGSIAAAGMLLGALANSLWAALLGFGVAGLGLANLFPVAIERAGALAGPSGVAVASTLGYGGMLLGPPAIGFMADWISLPVALTSVAVLAAVAAVVGFATRRAESR; this is translated from the coding sequence GTGCCGCTAATAAACAAATCCCGGATCCACAGCGCCGTGCCGGGCCGCGACCTCACCCGTCTCCGCATCGCCCTCACCACCTTCTTCGCGCTGGACGGCTTCGTCTTCGCGGGCTGGGTCGTCCGCATCCCCGCCATCAAGGAACAGACCGGCAGCTCCGCGAGCACCCTCGGACTCGCGCTGCTGGGTGTCTCGGCCGGCGCGGTGGTCACCATGACGCTCACCGGTCGCCTCTGCCGCCGCTTCGGCAGCCATCCGGTGACCGTGGTCTGCGCCGTCCTGCTCTCCCTGAGCGTCGCCCTGCCCCCGCTGACCCACTCGGCAGCGGCCCTCGGCGCCGTACTCCTGTTCTTCGGCGCGGCCTACGGCGGCATCAACGTGGCCTTCAACAGCGCCGCGGTCGACCTGATCACCGCGCTGCGCCGACCGGTGATGCCCAGCTTCCACGCCGCCTACAGCCTGGGCGGCATGGTCGGCGCAGGCCTCGGCGCGCTGGTCGCGGGGTCCCTGTCCCCCACCCGCCATCTGCTCGGGCTGGCCCTCGTCGGCCTGCTCGTGACCGCCCTCGCCGGACCGACACTGCTGCGCGGGTCCCCGCCTGCGCCGCAGGAACAGGTGCGCTACGACCGGCACGCCCCGCGACGCCTCGACGGCCGTACCCGGCGCCTTGTGATCGTCTTCGGCCTGATCGCCCTGTGCACGGCCTACGGCGAGGGCGCGCTCGCCGACTGGGGCGCCCTGCACCTGGAGCAGGACCTGGATGCCTCGCCCGGCGCCGCCGCAGTGGGCTACTCCTGCTTCGCCCTGGCCATGACGGTGGGCCGGCTGACCGGCACGTCGCTCCTCGAACGCCTCGGCCGCACGCGCACGGTGGTCATGGGCGGCTCGATCGCGGCGGCCGGCATGCTGCTCGGCGCGCTGGCGAACTCCCTGTGGGCCGCGTTGCTCGGGTTCGGGGTCGCGGGCCTCGGCCTCGCCAACCTCTTCCCCGTGGCCATCGAACGGGCGGGCGCGCTGGCGGGTCCGAGCGGCGTCGCCGTCGCCTCGACGCTCGGGTACGGGGGGATGCTCCTCGGACCGCCCGCCATCGGCTTCATGGCCGACTGGATCTCCCTGCCCGTGGCGCTGACCAGTGTCGCGGTCCTGGCGGCGGTCGCGGCGGTGGTCGGATTCGCCACCCGGCGGGCGGAGTCGCGCTGA
- a CDS encoding MFS transporter — protein sequence MTSPLTPSVTEGRWTPRLWGTLLVPCAAMFLDALDVSMVGVALPSIASDLGLSTSSLQWVVSGYILGYGGLLLLGGRTADLLGRRRVFLMALGVFALASLLGGLVDSGPLLIASRFIKGLSAAFTAPAGLSIITTTFPEGPMRNRALSIYTTCAATGFSMGLVLSGLLTEASWRLTMLLPAPIALIALVAGLKLLPRSTRERDHDGYDVPGAVLGTASMLLLVFTVVQAPEAGWTSARTLLSFAAVAVLLTTFVAVERRSPGPLVRLGVLRSGNQIRAQLGAMTFFGSYVSFQFIVTLYMQSLLGWSALHTALAFLPAGALVAVSSTKVGDIVDRFGTQRLLAVGFTLMVAGYALFLGVDLDPVYAVAVLPSMLLIGAACALVFPSLNIQATNGVDDHEQGMVSGLLNTSVQVGGAIFLAVVTAVVTAGASDDASPQAVLDSYRPGLIVVTGIAVVGLLIALSGLRRTPAAGRSVVVARSLAKETDAEATADPDAARVPVRD from the coding sequence ATGACCTCACCGCTCACCCCCTCCGTGACCGAGGGACGCTGGACCCCTCGGTTGTGGGGCACCCTGCTGGTGCCCTGCGCCGCGATGTTCCTCGACGCGCTGGACGTGTCGATGGTCGGCGTCGCCCTGCCGTCCATCGCCTCCGACCTCGGCCTTTCCACTTCGTCCCTGCAATGGGTCGTCAGCGGCTACATCCTGGGCTACGGCGGTCTGCTCCTGCTCGGCGGCCGCACCGCCGACCTGCTGGGCCGGCGCCGGGTGTTCCTGATGGCCCTCGGTGTCTTCGCCCTCGCCTCGCTGCTCGGCGGACTCGTCGACTCCGGCCCGCTGCTCATCGCCAGCCGCTTCATCAAGGGCCTCAGCGCCGCCTTCACGGCACCCGCCGGCCTGTCGATCATCACCACGACGTTTCCCGAGGGCCCCATGCGCAACCGGGCCCTGTCCATCTACACGACCTGCGCGGCCACCGGCTTCTCGATGGGCCTGGTGCTGTCCGGCCTGCTCACCGAGGCGAGTTGGCGGCTGACCATGCTGCTGCCCGCGCCCATCGCCCTGATCGCCCTCGTGGCGGGCCTGAAACTGCTGCCCCGCAGCACGCGCGAGCGCGACCACGACGGCTACGACGTCCCCGGCGCCGTCCTCGGTACCGCCTCGATGCTGCTGCTGGTCTTCACCGTCGTCCAGGCCCCCGAGGCCGGCTGGACCTCCGCCCGCACCCTGCTGTCCTTCGCCGCCGTCGCCGTGCTCCTGACCACCTTCGTGGCGGTGGAGCGGCGCTCGCCCGGACCGCTGGTCAGGCTCGGCGTACTGCGCTCCGGCAACCAGATCCGCGCCCAGCTCGGCGCCATGACCTTCTTCGGGTCCTACGTCAGCTTCCAGTTCATCGTCACGCTGTACATGCAGTCACTGCTCGGCTGGTCCGCGCTGCACACCGCGCTCGCCTTCCTGCCCGCGGGCGCGCTGGTGGCGGTGTCCTCGACGAAGGTCGGCGACATCGTCGACCGGTTCGGCACCCAGCGGCTGCTCGCGGTGGGCTTCACGCTGATGGTCGCCGGGTACGCGCTGTTCCTCGGCGTCGACCTCGACCCCGTGTACGCCGTCGCCGTTCTGCCCAGCATGCTGCTGATCGGCGCGGCCTGCGCGCTGGTCTTCCCCTCGCTCAACATCCAGGCCACCAACGGCGTCGACGACCACGAACAGGGCATGGTCTCCGGACTGCTCAACACGTCCGTGCAGGTCGGCGGTGCGATCTTCCTCGCGGTGGTCACCGCGGTGGTGACCGCGGGCGCCTCCGACGACGCCTCACCGCAGGCCGTCCTCGACAGCTACCGGCCCGGCCTGATCGTGGTGACCGGCATCGCCGTCGTGGGCCTGCTGATCGCCCTGTCGGGCCTGCGGCGCACCCCTGCCGCGGGACGCTCGGTCGTGGTCGCGCGGTCCCTGGCGAAGGAGACGGACGCGGAAGCGACGGCGGATCCGGATGCCGCACGTGTGCCGGTCCGCGACTAG
- a CDS encoding MarR family winged helix-turn-helix transcriptional regulator: MAAKKAEQALVEQWRGILALHARTQCEIDRELHRHGLCASDFEVLDVLAGGASGGRACAYRVTEISERVHLSQSALSRLIARLEKDGLVERAMCAEDRRGVRVALTGKGRDVHRAVLPAQRAVLTRMLSGSAD, encoded by the coding sequence ATGGCGGCGAAGAAGGCCGAACAGGCCCTCGTTGAGCAGTGGCGCGGCATCCTGGCGCTGCATGCGCGCACGCAGTGCGAAATCGACCGTGAACTCCACCGACACGGGCTGTGCGCCAGCGACTTCGAGGTCCTGGACGTTCTCGCCGGCGGTGCTTCGGGGGGTCGTGCCTGCGCCTACCGCGTCACGGAGATCTCCGAGCGCGTCCACCTCAGCCAGAGCGCCCTGTCCCGGCTGATCGCACGGCTGGAGAAGGACGGGCTCGTCGAACGCGCGATGTGCGCGGAGGACCGGCGCGGCGTGCGAGTGGCACTCACCGGCAAGGGGCGCGACGTGCATCGCGCGGTGCTGCCGGCGCAGCGGGCGGTACTGACGCGGATGCTGTCCGGCTCGGCCGACTGA
- a CDS encoding maleylpyruvate isomerase family mycothiol-dependent enzyme codes for MQTADFVRVIEREGRALARAAEEAGTGAEVPTCPDWQVRDLLRHTGMVHRWATAFVAEAHASYRPGEERPDLDGDDLVNWFSDGHRRLVDTLAAAPPDVPCWHFLPAPSPLAFWARRQAHETTVHRFDAEAALGGTGEDIAVDFAVDGIDELLRGFHARRQSRLRTETPRVLRVRATDTDDADTAVWTVRLSHEAPATERDGTGAADCELTGPAAALYLSLWNRRPFPEVTGDTSLADLWREKSAVVWS; via the coding sequence ATGCAGACCGCCGACTTCGTCCGGGTCATCGAACGGGAGGGCCGGGCCCTGGCCCGGGCCGCCGAAGAGGCCGGTACCGGGGCCGAGGTGCCGACCTGTCCCGACTGGCAGGTCAGGGACCTGCTGCGGCACACGGGCATGGTGCACCGCTGGGCGACGGCGTTCGTCGCCGAGGCCCACGCGTCGTACCGGCCCGGCGAGGAGCGTCCCGACCTCGACGGCGACGACCTCGTGAACTGGTTCAGCGACGGGCACCGGCGCCTCGTCGACACCCTCGCCGCCGCGCCACCCGACGTCCCGTGCTGGCACTTCCTGCCCGCGCCGTCACCGCTCGCCTTCTGGGCCCGGCGGCAGGCGCACGAGACGACCGTGCACCGGTTCGACGCCGAGGCGGCCCTCGGCGGCACGGGCGAGGACATCGCCGTCGACTTCGCCGTGGACGGCATCGACGAACTGCTGCGGGGCTTCCACGCCCGCCGCCAGAGCCGGCTGCGCACCGAGACACCCCGCGTGCTGCGGGTGCGGGCCACGGACACCGACGACGCGGACACCGCGGTGTGGACCGTACGGCTGTCCCACGAAGCACCGGCCACGGAGCGCGACGGCACGGGTGCCGCCGACTGCGAACTGACCGGACCCGCCGCCGCGCTCTACCTCTCGCTGTGGAACCGCCGGCCGTTCCCCGAGGTCACCGGCGACACCTCACTGGCCGACTTGTGGCGGGAGAAGTCGGCCGTCGTCTGGAGCTGA
- a CDS encoding response regulator transcription factor — protein MIRVLLADDQSLVRAGFRALLDAQPDIEVAGEASDGEEAVREVRELRPDVVLMDIRMPVLDGLAATRRITEDANLAEVRVVMLTTFELDEYVFEAIRSGASGFLVKHTEPDELLRAVRAVVAGDALLSPGVTRRLIAEFAARSKEPAPVDTLGELTDREREVMALVGIGLSNEEIARRLVVSPLTAKTHVSRTMVKLGARDRAQLVVLAYESGLVRPGWLG, from the coding sequence GTGATCCGCGTACTGCTCGCCGACGACCAGTCGCTGGTCCGCGCCGGCTTCCGGGCGCTGCTCGACGCCCAGCCGGACATCGAGGTGGCCGGGGAGGCCTCCGACGGCGAAGAGGCAGTGCGTGAAGTGCGCGAACTGCGGCCCGACGTGGTGCTGATGGACATCCGGATGCCCGTGCTGGACGGTCTCGCCGCCACACGTCGCATCACCGAGGACGCGAACCTCGCGGAGGTCCGGGTGGTCATGCTGACCACGTTCGAGCTGGACGAGTACGTCTTCGAGGCGATCCGCTCCGGCGCCTCCGGCTTCCTCGTGAAGCACACCGAACCCGACGAACTGCTGCGCGCGGTGCGTGCGGTGGTCGCGGGTGACGCACTGCTGTCACCGGGCGTCACACGCCGGCTGATCGCCGAGTTCGCGGCGCGCTCCAAGGAGCCCGCGCCGGTGGACACCCTGGGTGAACTCACCGACCGGGAACGGGAGGTGATGGCCCTGGTCGGCATCGGCCTGTCCAACGAGGAGATCGCCCGCCGCCTGGTGGTCAGCCCGCTCACCGCGAAGACCCATGTGAGCCGCACGATGGTGAAGCTGGGCGCCCGTGACCGGGCGCAACTGGTCGTCCTGGCCTACGAGTCGGGCCTGGTGCGGCCGGGCTGGCTCGGCTGA
- a CDS encoding phytanoyl-CoA dioxygenase family protein — translation MIPTAARSRTWLTEDDCDLTAFRALVEQRTDPVEHPSAERVEQNVPLYDSDRLRALTATVQGRRNVQSELIRALWDGPGIVVFKGAFQPETVDRASAAFRTLIDEERAMGTARGDHFAPPGANDRVWSALDKMALRAPEDFADYYANDMAALVAEAWLGPAYQVTSQVNVVNPGGTAQNAHRDYHLGFLSRERAAAYPAHVHRLSPALTLQGAVAHCDMPVESGPTLYLPHSQKYEPGYLAWRLPEFVEYFDAHHVQLPLDKGDAAFFNPALFHAAGHNRSTGVRRMANLLQISSAFGRAMETVDRAAMANALFPVLLRRKAEGASEDWLRRVVAATAEGYPFPTDLDLDPPVDGLAPASQAYVLWQAVAEDWTPERLRERLSARRAATSPRPTAAE, via the coding sequence ATGATTCCCACTGCCGCGCGATCACGAACCTGGCTGACCGAGGACGACTGCGACCTCACGGCGTTCCGGGCACTGGTCGAACAGCGCACCGACCCCGTCGAGCACCCCTCGGCGGAGCGCGTGGAGCAGAACGTTCCGCTCTACGACAGCGACCGGCTCCGCGCCCTGACGGCGACTGTGCAGGGGCGCCGAAACGTGCAGAGCGAACTGATCCGGGCCCTGTGGGACGGCCCCGGCATCGTCGTGTTCAAGGGCGCGTTCCAGCCCGAGACCGTGGACCGGGCGTCCGCGGCCTTCCGGACGCTGATCGACGAGGAGCGCGCCATGGGCACGGCGCGCGGCGACCACTTCGCACCGCCCGGCGCGAACGACCGCGTCTGGAGCGCCCTGGACAAGATGGCTCTGCGGGCACCGGAGGACTTCGCGGACTACTACGCGAACGACATGGCGGCGCTGGTCGCCGAGGCCTGGCTCGGCCCGGCGTACCAGGTGACCTCCCAGGTCAACGTGGTCAACCCGGGCGGCACCGCGCAGAACGCGCACCGCGACTACCACCTCGGCTTCCTGAGCCGGGAGCGGGCCGCCGCCTACCCCGCGCATGTGCACCGGCTGTCCCCCGCCCTGACGCTGCAGGGCGCGGTGGCGCACTGCGACATGCCCGTCGAGTCGGGCCCGACCCTGTACCTGCCGCACTCGCAGAAGTACGAGCCCGGCTATCTGGCGTGGCGGCTCCCGGAATTCGTCGAGTACTTCGACGCCCACCACGTCCAGCTCCCGCTGGACAAGGGTGACGCCGCCTTCTTCAACCCCGCGCTGTTCCACGCCGCCGGGCACAACCGCTCGACCGGTGTCCGGCGCATGGCCAATCTGCTCCAGATCTCCTCCGCCTTCGGCCGCGCCATGGAGACGGTGGACCGCGCGGCGATGGCGAACGCCCTGTTCCCGGTGCTGCTGCGGCGCAAGGCCGAAGGCGCCTCCGAGGACTGGCTGCGCCGCGTGGTCGCCGCCACCGCGGAGGGCTACCCCTTTCCGACCGACCTCGACCTGGACCCGCCGGTCGACGGCCTCGCCCCGGCTTCGCAGGCGTACGTGCTGTGGCAGGCCGTGGCGGAGGACTGGACGCCGGAGCGACTGCGTGAGCGGCTGTCGGCCCGGCGCGCGGCGACCTCTCCCCGACCGACCGCCGCGGAGTGA
- a CDS encoding DUF6332 family protein, whose amino-acid sequence MTGNGGRRTQADRDAITVEIGYALCSAAFAAAVVFGAVAGPALLFDLPRGLETVLVRTGLVLVPVLFLARVVAVLVRFQRSDQPSQPGRTRPDS is encoded by the coding sequence ATGACCGGTAACGGGGGACGGCGCACGCAGGCCGATCGGGACGCGATCACCGTGGAGATCGGGTACGCGCTGTGCAGCGCGGCGTTCGCGGCGGCGGTGGTCTTCGGAGCCGTGGCCGGTCCGGCGCTCCTCTTCGACCTTCCCCGCGGGCTGGAGACGGTGCTGGTCCGCACCGGTCTCGTCCTCGTGCCGGTCCTGTTCCTGGCCAGGGTGGTCGCCGTGCTCGTCCGCTTCCAGCGTTCGGATCAGCCGAGCCAGCCCGGCCGCACCAGGCCCGACTCGTAG
- a CDS encoding amidohydrolase family protein — MDIDDTSGPSGAAPCGPLSRRRFLQASATATAVATTGAVVDAPAAVAASRTAVLSLTAATCGSATLAPSGDRLVAEVQNVLWSVPRAGGPAVALTAPGLEPTRPQFSPDGGRLVVCAYRGGGFHLWTLRPDGTGVRRLTDGPWDDRGPAWSPDGTRIAFSSERGGDTVTGAPYRIWVLDVRGGTLTRLTGRPGQRGPGQGAAWEDFDPAWSPDGERVLFVRASATATGALRATTVASVAADGSGPVVTEHTDDSGAQIMAPARSPSGRLVHLRTTARPAASSTLVVDGEPVALRGDIHPVPPRWADGERLLLTVDGRFRLVDPDAPGTGEDIPFTATLPVTRPRYRGKRHDFAGTGSRPVRALHLPALSPDGRSVAFAALNALWTAGTSGGRPPRRVVQVPPTRYLLAPTWTPDGKALVYADDRDGLFAVRRRDLASGAETVLAEGGRVLPALSPDGARLACLDMSGNLVVRDLADGRERILAAPLGAGGLPGRPSWSPDGRRLALCDRNRLNERFREGYNLIRVVDTETTASALHALAPHTSLSDRYDSGPAWSPDGRWMAVVAESALWLLPVRPDGTPDGEPRRLTAEPADHPSWSADSRTLLYLSAGTLRLIDTGSGRTRTVRVPLDYRRPRPADTVVRAGRFWDGTGRDVREDVDVVIRGGRIAEVSRHRAGRSAAHRVDASERTVIPGLWDAHTHPWQTLYGGRQTALQLAYGITTAVSLGGFAYEQARVREAVAAGVLTGPRLLTTGELLDGARVAYSMGRAHRTPEGLRRTLARGAALDWDFVKTYVRAPGWVMKEAADFAHDRLGVPSGSHLCTPGVQLGQDLTTHLQATQRLEAGRATSATGRACQDVEEIYTRGGFHLVATPFTAQPLLGADPALADDPRVTTLMPPWDREFVREQAGRPPTEAELVTLDREMNVYRRILAGGGLVALGTDQPLVPVGLHLHLALRALHRAGLSPAEALRTATVLPARVFGADRDLGTAEVGRLADLTVVDGDPFTDFDDLIRTAAVLRGGVLFAQGDLVDAFAADAPRGDASGRAVSAEDWLDVGRRLRREGCCDPESGH, encoded by the coding sequence GTGGACATCGACGACACCTCAGGCCCCTCGGGCGCCGCTCCTTGTGGCCCGCTCTCCCGCCGCAGATTCCTCCAGGCCTCGGCCACGGCCACCGCGGTCGCCACCACCGGCGCGGTCGTCGACGCGCCGGCCGCCGTCGCCGCGTCCCGCACGGCCGTCCTCTCCCTCACCGCGGCCACCTGCGGCTCCGCGACCCTCGCGCCCTCCGGCGACCGGCTGGTCGCCGAGGTCCAGAACGTCCTCTGGTCCGTTCCGCGGGCCGGCGGCCCCGCCGTCGCGCTCACCGCGCCCGGCCTCGAACCCACGCGCCCGCAGTTCTCGCCCGACGGCGGCCGCCTCGTCGTGTGCGCCTACCGGGGCGGCGGCTTCCACCTGTGGACCCTGCGGCCGGACGGCACCGGGGTCCGCCGGCTCACGGACGGGCCGTGGGACGACCGGGGCCCCGCCTGGTCGCCGGACGGCACCCGGATCGCGTTCTCGTCCGAGCGCGGCGGTGACACCGTGACCGGCGCCCCGTACCGCATCTGGGTCCTGGACGTGCGCGGCGGAACGCTGACCCGGCTCACCGGGCGCCCCGGCCAGCGGGGACCCGGGCAGGGCGCCGCCTGGGAGGACTTCGACCCGGCCTGGTCGCCGGACGGCGAACGGGTGCTGTTCGTGCGCGCGTCCGCCACCGCGACGGGCGCGCTGCGCGCGACCACCGTCGCGTCCGTCGCCGCCGACGGCTCGGGCCCGGTCGTCACGGAGCACACCGACGACTCCGGCGCCCAGATCATGGCCCCCGCACGCTCGCCGTCCGGCCGCCTCGTCCATCTGCGCACCACCGCCCGGCCCGCCGCGTCCAGCACGCTCGTGGTGGACGGCGAGCCGGTAGCGCTGCGGGGCGACATCCACCCGGTGCCGCCGCGCTGGGCGGACGGCGAGCGGCTGCTGCTCACCGTCGACGGTCGCTTCCGCCTGGTCGACCCGGACGCGCCGGGCACCGGCGAGGACATCCCGTTCACGGCGACGCTGCCCGTGACCCGGCCGCGCTACCGCGGCAAGAGGCACGACTTCGCCGGCACCGGCTCCCGCCCCGTCCGAGCCCTGCACCTGCCGGCCCTGTCGCCGGACGGCCGGAGCGTCGCCTTCGCCGCGCTCAACGCGCTGTGGACCGCGGGCACCTCGGGCGGCCGCCCGCCCCGCAGGGTCGTCCAGGTCCCGCCCACCCGCTACCTGCTGGCGCCGACATGGACGCCGGACGGCAAGGCGCTGGTCTACGCCGACGACCGCGACGGGCTGTTCGCGGTACGCCGCCGTGACCTCGCCTCCGGAGCGGAGACAGTGCTGGCCGAGGGCGGCCGTGTCCTGCCCGCCCTCTCACCCGACGGGGCGCGGCTGGCCTGCCTGGACATGTCCGGCAATCTCGTCGTGCGGGACCTGGCGGACGGCCGGGAACGGATCCTCGCGGCGCCGCTCGGCGCGGGCGGACTGCCCGGCCGGCCCAGCTGGTCGCCCGACGGCCGCCGTCTGGCCCTGTGCGACCGCAACCGCCTCAACGAGCGCTTCCGCGAGGGCTACAACCTCATCCGGGTCGTCGACACGGAGACCACCGCCTCGGCCCTGCACGCCCTCGCGCCGCACACCTCGCTCTCCGACCGCTACGACTCGGGCCCGGCGTGGTCCCCCGACGGCCGGTGGATGGCCGTCGTCGCCGAGTCGGCGCTGTGGCTGCTGCCGGTCCGCCCCGACGGCACCCCCGACGGCGAGCCGCGCAGACTCACCGCCGAACCCGCCGACCACCCGTCCTGGTCCGCCGACTCCCGCACGCTGCTGTACCTGTCCGCGGGCACCCTGCGCCTGATCGACACCGGCAGCGGCAGGACCCGCACCGTCCGTGTCCCGCTGGACTACCGTCGCCCGCGTCCGGCCGACACGGTGGTGCGCGCCGGCCGGTTCTGGGACGGCACAGGCCGGGACGTGCGCGAGGACGTCGACGTCGTCATCCGCGGCGGCCGGATCGCGGAGGTGTCCCGGCACCGGGCCGGCCGCTCGGCCGCACACCGTGTCGACGCCTCCGAGCGCACGGTGATCCCGGGCCTGTGGGACGCCCACACCCACCCCTGGCAGACGCTGTACGGAGGCCGCCAGACCGCGCTCCAGCTCGCCTACGGCATCACGACGGCCGTCTCACTGGGCGGGTTCGCCTACGAGCAGGCACGGGTCCGGGAGGCCGTCGCCGCCGGAGTCCTGACCGGACCCCGGCTGCTGACCACCGGCGAACTGCTCGACGGGGCCCGTGTGGCCTACAGCATGGGCCGCGCCCACCGCACCCCGGAGGGGCTGCGCCGCACCCTGGCGCGCGGGGCCGCCCTGGACTGGGACTTCGTGAAGACGTACGTCCGGGCCCCGGGCTGGGTGATGAAGGAGGCCGCCGACTTCGCCCACGACCGGCTCGGCGTGCCCAGCGGCAGCCATCTGTGCACCCCCGGCGTGCAACTGGGCCAGGACCTGACGACCCATCTGCAGGCCACCCAGCGTCTGGAGGCCGGACGAGCGACCTCCGCCACCGGACGTGCCTGCCAGGACGTGGAGGAGATCTACACGCGCGGCGGCTTCCACCTCGTCGCCACTCCGTTCACCGCCCAGCCCCTGCTCGGCGCCGACCCCGCGCTGGCGGACGACCCGCGCGTCACCACGCTCATGCCACCGTGGGACCGCGAGTTCGTGCGCGAGCAGGCAGGCCGGCCGCCCACCGAGGCCGAACTGGTGACGCTGGACCGGGAGATGAACGTCTACCGGAGGATCCTCGCGGGCGGCGGGCTGGTCGCGCTCGGCACGGACCAGCCGCTCGTCCCGGTCGGGCTGCACCTGCATCTGGCCCTGCGCGCGCTGCACCGGGCCGGACTGTCACCGGCCGAGGCGCTGCGCACGGCCACCGTGCTGCCCGCGCGGGTCTTCGGTGCCGACCGGGATCTCGGCACGGCGGAGGTGGGCAGGCTCGCCGACCTCACGGTGGTGGACGGGGACCCGTTCACCGACTTCGACGACCTGATCCGCACGGCGGCGGTACTCCGCGGCGGCGTCCTGTTCGCACAGGGCGACCTCGTCGACGCCTTCGCGGCCGACGCCCCCCGCGGTGACGCGTCGGGCCGCGCGGTGTCGGCCGAGGACTGGCTCGACGTCGGCCGCCGGCTGCGCCGCGAGGGGTGCTGCGATCCGGAGAGCGGGCACTGA